Proteins from a single region of Synechococcus sp. WH 8109:
- a CDS encoding HupE/UreJ family protein, with protein MNSLPLALRRPLQIAGPSFLAVLLLASPAFAHHPFGMGDSAALSPLQGLLSGIGHPLLGPDHLLFLMAIAFIGLQRPRAWVIPLLAAGLGGSVLSQFIPLPETMAPWAEAMVSLSLVVEGLMALTVASTRWLLPLVALHGFLLGSTIVGAEPTPLFTYFLGLLIGQGALLVVVSNWSKTLVERLGSQGQRLGAGIWMGIGMAFVWVALID; from the coding sequence TTGAATTCTTTGCCACTGGCCCTGCGCAGGCCTCTTCAGATCGCAGGCCCTTCGTTTCTGGCGGTTCTTCTTCTGGCCAGTCCGGCGTTCGCCCACCATCCTTTTGGCATGGGCGACAGCGCTGCTCTCAGCCCACTGCAGGGATTGCTCAGTGGAATTGGTCACCCGCTGTTGGGTCCTGACCATCTTCTGTTTCTAATGGCCATCGCCTTCATCGGCCTGCAAAGACCTCGCGCCTGGGTGATTCCTCTGTTGGCTGCTGGCCTGGGCGGCAGTGTTCTGTCGCAGTTCATCCCCCTGCCGGAGACCATGGCTCCCTGGGCGGAGGCCATGGTCTCCCTCAGCCTGGTGGTGGAGGGTTTGATGGCTCTCACCGTGGCTTCCACCCGTTGGTTGCTGCCGCTGGTGGCCCTGCACGGTTTTCTGCTCGGCAGCACCATTGTTGGAGCGGAACCCACCCCGCTGTTCACCTATTTCCTGGGTCTGCTGATTGGCCAAGGCGCGCTGCTGGTGGTTGTGAGCAACTGGTCCAAGACCCTGGTTGAGCGCCTCGGCTCCCAGGGGCAACGGCTTGGTGCCGGCATCTGGATGGGCATCGGTATGGCCTTTGTTTGGGTAGCCCTGATCGACTGA
- a CDS encoding iron uptake porin: MKFVQQLLVAPATLGLIAPLAVVKSPAANAAELNINGVSDYAASVDQVTSVTQFSDVYPTDWAYQALAGLVETYGCVAGYPNGTFRGNRAMTRYEAAALLNACLDRVTEVTDELRRLMAEFETELAILKGRVDGLEARVGELEAIQFSTTTKLSGLATFVVGANRFKGSANPLRADSNAEFGGTVFNVDLQLALETSFSGKDQLTTVLRAGNFDGDDNVFGSGGRSGLATLETAFQEGEEPNQLVIDKLFYSFPLGDEITITTGPIVGQEDMLAIWPSVYPSDPILDVLTVNGAPGAYNKNKGAGVGISWAAESGARASANYVAANGASSDTRLGGFDTDEAGGTGTLQLGWEGENWGVAALYSKVQNGKDLIVYVSPFVRDRFSDLGVTHAYALGAFWQPLESGWLPSLSLGWGINQSDTQRKGQVRTSQSWRAGLQWNDVLAAGNNAGMAVGQPVFATDLRGGDTPADGQFIWEWWYQFQVTDNISITPALFYLSRPMGELTPEGSTFQQLGGLIKTIFVF, translated from the coding sequence ATGAAGTTTGTCCAGCAACTGCTGGTGGCTCCCGCAACCCTTGGCCTGATAGCCCCTTTGGCTGTTGTCAAAAGCCCAGCAGCTAATGCCGCCGAGCTGAACATCAACGGCGTTTCTGATTACGCGGCTTCCGTTGATCAGGTCACCAGTGTCACCCAATTCTCTGACGTCTACCCCACCGACTGGGCCTATCAGGCACTGGCTGGTTTGGTTGAGACCTACGGCTGCGTGGCCGGTTACCCCAACGGCACCTTCCGTGGCAACCGGGCCATGACCCGCTACGAAGCGGCTGCCCTGCTGAACGCTTGCCTCGACCGCGTCACCGAAGTGACCGACGAGCTGCGTCGCCTGATGGCTGAGTTCGAAACCGAGCTGGCCATCCTTAAGGGTCGTGTTGACGGCCTCGAGGCCCGCGTTGGAGAACTGGAAGCAATCCAGTTCTCCACCACCACCAAGCTCTCTGGCTTGGCGACTTTTGTTGTCGGAGCGAATCGCTTCAAGGGTTCAGCGAACCCACTTCGCGCAGATAGCAATGCCGAGTTCGGTGGAACTGTTTTCAATGTCGACCTGCAGTTGGCTCTGGAGACCTCCTTCAGTGGTAAAGATCAGCTGACCACCGTTCTGCGTGCTGGCAACTTCGACGGTGACGACAATGTATTCGGCAGTGGAGGGCGGTCGGGTCTGGCCACCCTGGAAACCGCGTTCCAGGAGGGTGAGGAACCGAATCAACTGGTGATCGACAAACTTTTCTATTCCTTCCCGTTGGGGGATGAGATCACCATCACCACCGGCCCGATTGTTGGCCAGGAAGACATGCTCGCGATCTGGCCGAGCGTCTATCCCAGTGATCCGATCCTCGATGTGCTCACGGTGAATGGAGCGCCGGGGGCATACAACAAAAACAAAGGTGCGGGCGTTGGCATCAGCTGGGCAGCGGAAAGCGGAGCCCGCGCGTCGGCCAACTATGTGGCAGCCAATGGTGCATCAAGCGACACCCGCCTCGGTGGCTTCGACACCGACGAGGCGGGCGGCACCGGCACCCTCCAGTTGGGTTGGGAGGGTGAGAACTGGGGTGTTGCTGCCCTGTATTCCAAAGTCCAGAACGGTAAAGACCTGATCGTGTATGTCTCGCCCTTCGTGAGGGATCGCTTCAGTGATCTGGGCGTGACTCACGCCTATGCCCTGGGTGCTTTCTGGCAGCCACTGGAGAGCGGCTGGCTTCCATCGCTGTCGCTCGGTTGGGGCATCAATCAGTCCGACACCCAGCGCAAAGGCCAGGTGAGAACCAGTCAGTCCTGGAGGGCTGGGCTGCAGTGGAACGATGTGTTGGCGGCGGGGAACAACGCCGGAATGGCTGTGGGCCAGCCCGTTTTTGCGACCGATCTTCGTGGTGGCGACACCCCTGCTGATGGTCAGTTCATCTGGGAGTGGTGGTATCAGTTCCAAGTGACCGACAACATCAGCATCACCCCGGCGCTGTTCTATCTGTCGCGACCGATGGGTGAGCTCACACCGGAGGGTTCAACCTTCCAGCAACTGGGCGGCCTGATCAAAACGATATTTGTGTTCTGA
- a CDS encoding 16S rRNA (uracil(1498)-N(3))-methyltransferase: MNIVVLNRSDWLDERKVRLVDRRADHIRSVLRAAVGDNIRVGELNGDLGQGRICVLDEDAVVLEVDLNQPPPPRHRFDIVLALPRPKVLRRLFRTVAEYGVANLHLINCARVEKSYWQSPLLAPEKVNDALLAGMERASDTVAPRVHQHWRFRPFVEDQLKDLCAGRPCWMAQMGAALPLRETPAGAAVVMVGPEGGFVPFELELAQAVIAQPVHLGSRTLSVDTALTTALAQG; encoded by the coding sequence ATGAACATCGTCGTTCTCAACCGTTCGGATTGGCTGGATGAGCGGAAGGTTCGTCTTGTGGATCGCCGGGCGGATCACATCCGTTCAGTGCTTCGTGCAGCAGTGGGCGACAACATCCGGGTCGGTGAGCTGAATGGCGATCTGGGCCAGGGCCGCATCTGCGTGCTGGATGAAGATGCCGTGGTGCTGGAGGTGGACCTCAACCAGCCACCGCCGCCCCGCCATCGGTTCGACATTGTTCTGGCCTTGCCGAGGCCCAAGGTGCTGCGCCGTCTGTTCCGCACCGTGGCCGAGTACGGCGTGGCCAACCTTCACCTAATCAACTGCGCCCGGGTTGAAAAGAGCTATTGGCAGTCGCCTTTGCTCGCACCCGAGAAGGTAAACGATGCGCTGCTTGCTGGGATGGAGCGCGCCAGCGACACGGTGGCGCCCCGGGTGCATCAGCACTGGCGCTTTCGACCCTTTGTCGAAGACCAACTCAAGGATCTCTGTGCCGGACGGCCCTGCTGGATGGCCCAGATGGGGGCCGCCCTCCCGTTGCGCGAAACCCCTGCTGGGGCTGCCGTAGTGATGGTGGGGCCGGAGGGCGGTTTTGTGCCGTTTGAACTGGAGTTGGCCCAGGCGGTAATCGCCCAGCCCGTGCATCTGGGATCACGCACCTTGAGCGTCGACACGGCTCTCACCACCGCTCTGGCCCAGGGATGA
- a CDS encoding chlorophyll a/b binding light-harvesting protein, protein MQSYGSSSVSYDWWAGNAGVAKRSGSFIAAHAAHAGLIMFWAGAFTLFELARYDGTLPMGEQGLILIPHLAGLGFGVGESSVIVDQQPLIAIAAFHLVSSAVLGAAGIWHTLRAPKDLSEAEGRAQKFHFEWSDSKKLTFILGHHLIFLGLGAIAFVEWAKRHGIYDSAIGAVRRVEPNIDLSMVWGYQANFLSISSLEDVMGGHAVLAFILTIGGVWHIISSPFGPFKKILIYNGESILSYSLAGVALMGFVTAIWCAQNTTIYPVELYGDPLKLNFGFSPYFSDTTALEGSDHSARAWLANTHFYLAFFFLQGHFWHALRGMGFNFKRVSEALENMGNSKVSA, encoded by the coding sequence ATGCAGTCTTACGGAAGTTCATCAGTCAGTTATGACTGGTGGGCTGGAAATGCAGGAGTCGCGAAGCGCAGCGGTTCTTTCATTGCAGCCCACGCTGCCCATGCAGGTTTAATCATGTTTTGGGCAGGTGCATTCACCTTGTTTGAGTTGGCCCGTTATGACGGAACACTGCCAATGGGAGAACAAGGGCTGATTTTGATTCCACATCTCGCCGGCCTTGGCTTCGGCGTAGGGGAAAGCTCTGTAATCGTTGACCAACAACCCCTCATCGCGATCGCAGCATTCCATCTGGTTTCATCCGCTGTTCTTGGAGCAGCTGGAATCTGGCATACACTTCGAGCGCCCAAGGACCTTTCAGAAGCTGAAGGCCGCGCCCAAAAGTTTCACTTTGAATGGAGTGATAGCAAAAAGCTCACGTTCATCCTGGGGCATCACCTGATTTTTCTTGGCCTCGGAGCCATTGCCTTCGTTGAATGGGCAAAGCGCCATGGAATTTACGACAGCGCCATCGGAGCTGTTCGACGGGTTGAACCAAATATTGACCTCAGCATGGTGTGGGGTTATCAGGCTAATTTTCTCTCTATCAGTAGTCTTGAAGACGTGATGGGTGGCCATGCTGTTTTGGCTTTCATTCTCACGATTGGTGGTGTTTGGCATATCATCTCCAGCCCTTTCGGACCCTTCAAAAAGATCTTGATCTACAACGGCGAATCGATCCTGTCTTACTCGCTTGCTGGTGTAGCTCTGATGGGATTTGTGACCGCCATTTGGTGTGCTCAAAACACAACAATTTACCCCGTTGAGTTGTATGGCGATCCATTGAAATTGAACTTCGGCTTCTCTCCCTACTTCAGCGACACAACTGCTCTTGAAGGTAGTGACCACTCAGCCCGAGCTTGGCTGGCCAATACGCACTTCTACCTTGCATTCTTTTTCCTTCAAGGACATTTTTGGCATGCCTTACGCGGTATGGGCTTTAACTTCAAGCGTGTTTCTGAAGCGCTTGAAAACATGGGAAATTCCAAGGTCAGTGCCTGA